One genomic window of Clostridioides sp. ES-S-0054-01 includes the following:
- a CDS encoding bifunctional enoyl-CoA hydratase/phosphate acetyltransferase, with protein sequence MLKDFNNLLEEAKKLEPVIVSVAVAEDKEVLKAVKSATDLNIIKPILVGDKDKIENISREIGLKGHEIIGCQNPYESVKKAVEMVKNKEAKVLMKGLVNTSVYMRAILNKENGLRTGRLLSLLAVYELPQYHKLLYCTDSGINVSPNLNQKKDIMINALLTMKSIGMENPKTAILTANEMVDPKIQSTVDANLLVEMEKTGEIPNCIVEGPIAFDVAFDAHAAEHKGIKSNIAGDVDLLVFPNIEAGNILGKSWLRFNKAKWAGIVLGATNPIILGSRSDTAEIKINSIALACLASQ encoded by the coding sequence ATGTTAAAAGATTTTAACAATTTATTGGAAGAAGCTAAAAAGCTTGAACCTGTTATTGTAAGTGTTGCTGTTGCCGAAGACAAAGAAGTATTAAAGGCTGTTAAATCAGCGACAGATTTAAATATTATAAAGCCAATTCTTGTAGGAGATAAAGATAAAATAGAAAATATATCGAGAGAAATCGGATTAAAAGGTCATGAAATAATAGGGTGTCAAAATCCTTATGAATCAGTTAAAAAAGCTGTGGAAATGGTTAAGAATAAGGAAGCTAAAGTTCTTATGAAGGGATTAGTAAATACAAGTGTCTATATGAGAGCTATATTAAATAAAGAAAATGGTCTTAGAACGGGAAGATTATTGAGTTTACTTGCAGTATATGAATTACCTCAATATCACAAACTTCTTTATTGTACTGATAGTGGAATAAATGTATCACCAAATTTAAATCAAAAAAAGGATATAATGATAAATGCACTTCTTACTATGAAAAGTATAGGCATGGAAAATCCTAAAACTGCAATACTTACTGCAAATGAAATGGTAGACCCTAAGATACAATCTACAGTGGATGCAAACCTACTTGTGGAAATGGAAAAAACGGGAGAAATACCAAATTGTATAGTGGAAGGTCCAATAGCATTTGATGTAGCATTTGATGCACATGCAGCAGAACATAAAGGTATTAAAAGTAATATTGCTGGTGATGTTGACTTACTAGTATTTCCAAATATAGAAGCAGGAAATATACTAGGAAAGTCATGGCTTAGATTTAATAAAGCTAAGTGGGCAGGTATAGTTTTAGGAGCAACAAATCCAATAATTTTAGGTTCACGTTCTGATACAGCTGAAATTAAAATAAATTCAATAGCATTAGCGTGCCTAGCATCACAATAA
- the buk gene encoding butyrate kinase: MKILVINPGGTSTKISVFQDKNEVLKKNITHTREDLKSFAKVFDEYGYRKQLIVDILSSENHSINSFDAVVGRGGLMKAIKGGTYAVSEEMIEDMRNEINGEHASNLGALLAKTIADEIGVQSFVVDPVSVDEFDDVSRVTGISDIEKASWLHALNHKAVSRKIAQKLGGKYEDYNFIVAHLGSGISIVAHKQGKMIDGSGGRSDGPFSPERSGGLLAYPLIELCYSGKYTHNEMVEKVSSIGGMYDYLGTKDMIEIENRIKDGDEKAKLIMDAFIYQVAKEISMYGASLSGNVDRVILTGGISHSEMVVKGVIEKVSYLAPIEIVPGEMEMEALALGALRVLNGEEIAKTY, from the coding sequence TTGAAAATTCTAGTAATAAATCCTGGTGGTACATCTACAAAGATTTCTGTTTTTCAAGATAAAAATGAAGTTTTGAAAAAAAATATAACTCATACAAGAGAAGATTTAAAAAGCTTTGCTAAAGTATTTGATGAATATGGCTATAGAAAACAATTAATAGTGGATATTTTAAGTAGTGAGAATCATAGTATAAATTCTTTTGATGCAGTAGTTGGTCGTGGTGGACTTATGAAAGCTATAAAAGGTGGAACTTATGCTGTGAGTGAAGAAATGATTGAGGATATGAGAAATGAAATAAATGGAGAACATGCATCAAATTTAGGGGCATTATTAGCTAAAACTATAGCTGACGAAATAGGAGTACAATCATTTGTAGTAGACCCAGTTTCTGTAGATGAATTTGATGATGTATCAAGAGTTACAGGAATATCAGATATAGAAAAAGCTAGCTGGTTACATGCATTAAATCATAAGGCTGTTTCAAGAAAAATTGCACAAAAACTAGGTGGAAAATACGAGGATTATAACTTTATTGTAGCTCATTTAGGTTCAGGAATATCGATTGTAGCACATAAACAAGGCAAAATGATTGATGGAAGTGGTGGAAGGTCTGATGGTCCATTTTCTCCAGAAAGAAGTGGTGGATTGCTTGCATATCCTCTTATAGAATTGTGTTACTCTGGAAAATATACTCATAATGAAATGGTCGAAAAAGTAAGCTCGATTGGAGGAATGTACGACTACTTAGGTACAAAAGACATGATAGAAATTGAAAACAGAATCAAGGATGGTGATGAAAAGGCAAAACTTATAATGGATGCATTTATTTATCAAGTAGCAAAAGAAATTTCCATGTATGGAGCTTCACTTTCAGGTAATGTAGATAGAGTTATTTTAACAGGAGGGATATCTCATTCAGAAATGGTAGTTAAAGGAGTCATAGAAAAAGTTTCATATCTAGCTCCAATAGAGATAGTACCAGGAGAGATGGAAATGGAAGCACTTGCTCTTGGAGCTCTTAGAGTACTTAATGGAGAAGAGATAGCAAAAACTTATTAA
- a CDS encoding 2-oxoacid:acceptor oxidoreductase family protein, producing the protein MLKEIICAGFGGQGVLTAGKIIMYVAYKAEKKITWFPSYGNEMRGGSANCNVVVSDEKIANPCVKNPDILLGMNSVSVDKYESLIKTNGYMFVNDSLVSKDKKYREDINVIRVPVTEIAQNLGNEKAANICMLGAMVKNLDLFTKEEFESGMCEYFENQGKGKFNAKNVEAFEAGYDYK; encoded by the coding sequence ATGTTGAAAGAAATTATATGTGCTGGTTTTGGAGGACAGGGAGTTCTTACAGCAGGAAAGATTATAATGTATGTTGCATATAAGGCAGAAAAAAAAATTACGTGGTTTCCATCTTATGGAAACGAGATGAGAGGTGGAAGTGCAAACTGTAATGTTGTTGTAAGTGATGAAAAAATTGCAAATCCTTGTGTAAAAAATCCAGATATATTATTGGGAATGAATAGTGTATCAGTAGATAAGTATGAAAGTTTAATTAAAACAAATGGTTATATGTTTGTCAATGACTCACTAGTAAGTAAGGATAAAAAATACAGAGAAGATATTAATGTTATAAGAGTACCTGTTACTGAAATAGCACAAAATTTAGGCAATGAAAAAGCTGCTAATATTTGTATGCTAGGTGCTATGGTAAAGAATTTAGATTTATTTACAAAAGAAGAATTTGAAAGTGGCATGTGTGAGTACTTTGAAAATCAAGGGAAAGGCAAGTTTAATGCCAAAAATGTAGAAGCATTTGAAGCTGGATACGACTATAAATGA
- a CDS encoding 2-oxoglutarate oxidoreductase, producing the protein MAKKAPAIMMCENMFCGGCGHSIVDRIIGEVLTEMDICKDTIICSDIGCNHMFQFSMNVDVVVPPHGKMGAAMAAMKRVRPDKYIFTIAGDGGAYAIGLGETMSAATRNDNVIFLVMNNNMFAMTGGQMAPTTVEGQYTASTPSGRNYAEHGSTFDVVKVMGNLDIAYLARGTITNPKEINTTKRYIKKALEKQKEKKGFCLIEVLVPCPTNWGLKPVDAMKRIENELVPKYPLGEFIG; encoded by the coding sequence ATGGCTAAAAAAGCACCAGCAATAATGATGTGTGAAAATATGTTCTGTGGAGGCTGTGGTCATTCTATAGTAGATAGAATTATTGGAGAAGTATTAACAGAAATGGATATATGTAAAGATACAATTATATGTTCGGATATAGGATGTAATCATATGTTTCAATTTAGTATGAATGTAGATGTTGTCGTCCCTCCTCATGGTAAAATGGGTGCAGCAATGGCAGCTATGAAAAGAGTTAGACCAGATAAGTATATATTTACAATAGCTGGAGATGGTGGAGCTTATGCAATAGGGCTTGGAGAAACTATGTCAGCTGCTACTAGAAATGATAATGTAATCTTTCTTGTTATGAACAATAACATGTTTGCAATGACAGGAGGTCAAATGGCTCCAACTACTGTAGAGGGTCAATACACAGCTTCTACTCCATCAGGTAGAAATTACGCAGAACACGGTTCAACATTTGATGTTGTAAAAGTTATGGGAAATTTAGATATAGCATATCTAGCAAGAGGAACAATAACTAACCCTAAAGAAATAAATACAACAAAAAGGTACATCAAAAAAGCACTAGAAAAACAAAAAGAAAAAAAAGGGTTTTGCTTAATAGAAGTGCTTGTACCATGTCCAACAAACTGGGGACTAAAGCCAGTAGATGCTATGAAGAGAATTGAAAATGAACTTGTTCCAAAGTATCCACTTGGAGAATTTATTGGTTAG
- the vorB gene encoding 3-methyl-2-oxobutanoate dehydrogenase subunit VorB, with product MQSLLIKGNEALAEGAIRGGCRFYAGYPITPQSEILEMMAWRQKEVGGVFIQGESEIASVNMVMGASALGARAMTSSSGPGFSLKQEGIAYWVSAGLPAVVACVQRYGIGDGFIGAGQDNYWQAVKGGGNGDYHLIVLAPNSVQENMDMAYESFELAEKYMHPVLILSDATIGQMVEPCIAPPMKEYDMDKAPWAAKGTPVGEKNKVITDITYFEDQDTWQKGYIEKMRKVQENEQRWEEIEIEDAEVVFVAYGISSRIAEGAVRDARVKGIKLGLIRPKTLWPYPRKAFKKLSNSLKGLVTVEMNMMAQMKEDVIIACDNRFPVYSVATAQYMAEVNQLIDFAQQIIDGKAKQEEVF from the coding sequence ATGCAAAGTTTATTGATTAAAGGAAATGAAGCTTTAGCAGAAGGTGCTATACGTGGTGGATGTAGATTTTATGCAGGCTATCCAATAACACCACAATCAGAAATATTAGAAATGATGGCATGGAGACAAAAAGAAGTTGGAGGAGTATTTATCCAAGGTGAATCAGAAATAGCTAGTGTAAATATGGTTATGGGAGCAAGTGCACTTGGAGCAAGAGCTATGACTTCTTCATCTGGTCCAGGATTTTCATTAAAACAAGAAGGCATTGCATATTGGGTATCAGCTGGTTTACCAGCAGTTGTAGCATGTGTACAAAGATATGGTATAGGTGATGGATTTATAGGAGCTGGTCAAGATAACTATTGGCAGGCAGTAAAAGGTGGGGGAAATGGAGATTATCATTTAATAGTATTGGCACCTAATAGTGTTCAAGAAAATATGGATATGGCATATGAGTCTTTTGAATTAGCTGAAAAATATATGCATCCGGTACTTATACTTTCTGATGCTACAATAGGTCAAATGGTAGAGCCTTGTATAGCACCACCTATGAAAGAATACGATATGGATAAGGCTCCATGGGCTGCTAAAGGAACACCTGTAGGAGAAAAAAATAAAGTCATAACTGATATAACATATTTTGAAGACCAAGATACATGGCAAAAAGGCTATATAGAAAAAATGAGAAAAGTTCAAGAAAATGAACAAAGATGGGAAGAGATAGAAATAGAAGATGCCGAAGTAGTATTTGTGGCATACGGCATTTCATCGAGAATAGCAGAAGGTGCAGTTAGAGATGCTAGAGTAAAAGGAATAAAATTAGGATTAATAAGACCAAAAACATTGTGGCCTTATCCAAGAAAAGCATTTAAGAAATTAAGTAATTCATTGAAGGGACTTGTAACAGTTGAAATGAATATGATGGCACAAATGAAGGAAGATGTAATTATAGCATGTGATAATAGATTTCCAGTATATTCAGTAGCAACAGCTCAATATATGGCAGAAGTAAATCAATTAATAGATTTTGCTCAACAGATTATAGATGGAAAAGCTAAGCAAGAGGAGGTATTTTAA
- a CDS encoding 4Fe-4S binding protein, with amino-acid sequence MEKVKLSVERCKGCYLCIEACKKDAISLSDYTNKKGFVTIKVDEEKCIQCGACYTMCPDLVFEIL; translated from the coding sequence ATGGAAAAAGTCAAGTTGAGTGTTGAAAGATGTAAGGGATGTTATCTTTGTATTGAAGCTTGCAAAAAAGATGCAATAAGTCTTTCTGATTACACAAATAAAAAAGGCTTTGTAACTATTAAAGTCGATGAAGAAAAGTGTATTCAATGTGGCGCTTGTTATACAATGTGTCCTGATTTAGTATTTGAGATATTATAA
- a CDS encoding IclR family transcriptional regulator codes for MGEIINALDRALDIILLLYHEKREMGITEISKAMGVYKSTVHRTLVTLENKGFVIQNTENGKYWLGINLYAIGMVVGEKMSLTEIVKPYTKKLNQEFNEVVNVSILEERAQDSPRSIIIHKEYGSNQLLSVNPSVGSSSECYCSAVGKCLMAFNDSIDFEKYRKTPIHKYTEHTIDNWDDMMLFLAKIKEQGYAIDDEELEHGLTCIGAPILDKNNKAIAAISLSGPTIRMREGDFEYKIKRVIETAKSISELFR; via the coding sequence ATGGGAGAAATAATAAATGCATTAGATAGAGCCCTAGACATAATTTTGTTATTATATCATGAAAAGAGAGAAATGGGAATAACTGAAATAAGTAAGGCTATGGGAGTATATAAAAGTACTGTTCATAGAACTTTGGTCACTCTTGAAAACAAAGGCTTTGTTATACAAAACACAGAGAATGGTAAGTATTGGCTAGGAATAAATTTATATGCAATAGGTATGGTTGTGGGAGAAAAAATGTCATTGACTGAAATAGTAAAACCATATACGAAAAAATTAAATCAAGAATTTAACGAAGTAGTTAATGTGTCTATATTAGAAGAAAGAGCTCAAGATTCTCCAAGAAGTATCATAATACATAAAGAATATGGTTCAAATCAACTACTCTCAGTAAATCCATCAGTTGGCTCAAGTAGTGAATGTTATTGTTCAGCAGTTGGAAAGTGTCTTATGGCATTTAATGATTCTATAGACTTTGAAAAATATAGAAAGACACCAATACACAAGTATACAGAACATACAATTGATAATTGGGATGATATGATGCTTTTTTTAGCAAAAATAAAAGAACAAGGATATGCCATAGATGATGAAGAACTAGAACATGGACTAACTTGTATTGGAGCACCTATCTTAGATAAAAACAATAAAGCTATTGCAGCAATAAGTCTATCAGGTCCGACTATAAGAATGAGAGAAGGGGACTTTGAGTATAAAATTAAAAGAGTTATAGAAACTGCAAAAAGTATATCTGAACTTTTTAGATGA
- a CDS encoding glycine--tRNA ligase subunit beta, which yields MKNYLLFEIGVEEMPSRFVGSTLEQLKNNLSKLFDENRISFDRINAYGTPRRLTLVVEGLSDRQSDLEEEIKGPSKKIAVDAENNLTKPALGFIKSKGLSESDIYFKQVGKDEYIFATIKQDGKETSEVLKDILPETIKSVVFPKAMRWGGKNLKFARPIRWIVTLLNDKVLEFDLEGIISSNITKGHRFLGESTIEVNSIEDYFEKLEKNYIVLDQNKRKEIIRKQCIEVANSLGGEVEFDEDLLEEVTYLVEYPTAFYGEFDTDYIKLPKEVVITPMKQHQRYFPVLKDGKLLPNFIAVRNGDSYKIDNVKAGNEKVLEARLADALFFYREDTKRNLESYIEKLKTVVFQVKLGTIYDKTLRLEKLSADILDSLGLVDEKADTIRAAKLCKADLVTGMVGEFDELQGFMGKEYAKVGGENEVVSEAIFEHYLPRFAGDMLPKTNAGVALSIADKLDSIAGFFAIGIQPTGSQDPYALRRQALGILSILMDRKVAVDIKVLIEHALDNYSELNFNKEEVVEQIMNFFNERVKNLFKDLGIRYDVVDAVLSSDINDISDMHMRALELNNWLEKDELVEMLTAFNRVSTLAQKAESDKVDKSLLKEDAEIKLYNEFKQVKVKVEELLKDKKYGVALDEFASLRPVVDNLFDSVMVMDNDEDVKNNRLGLLKQIYDTMLEICDLSKIVYK from the coding sequence ATGAAAAATTATCTTTTATTTGAAATCGGTGTCGAAGAAATGCCATCAAGATTTGTAGGCAGTACACTGGAACAATTAAAAAACAATCTTAGTAAATTATTTGATGAAAATAGAATATCTTTTGACAGAATAAATGCGTATGGGACACCAAGAAGATTGACTTTGGTGGTTGAAGGATTGAGTGATAGACAAAGTGATTTAGAAGAAGAAATAAAAGGTCCTTCTAAGAAAATTGCTGTTGATGCAGAAAATAATTTAACAAAGCCAGCTTTAGGATTTATAAAAAGCAAAGGATTAAGTGAATCTGATATATACTTTAAACAAGTTGGAAAAGATGAATATATCTTTGCTACTATAAAGCAAGATGGAAAAGAGACTTCAGAAGTATTAAAAGATATATTACCAGAGACTATAAAATCTGTAGTGTTCCCAAAAGCCATGCGTTGGGGAGGAAAAAATCTTAAATTTGCAAGACCTATAAGATGGATAGTTACATTGTTAAATGATAAAGTATTAGAGTTTGATTTAGAAGGAATAATATCTTCTAATATAACAAAAGGTCATAGATTTTTAGGAGAAAGTACAATAGAAGTCAATTCTATAGAAGATTATTTTGAAAAATTAGAAAAAAATTATATAGTTTTAGACCAAAATAAGAGAAAAGAAATCATAAGAAAGCAATGTATAGAAGTAGCAAATTCTTTGGGTGGAGAAGTTGAATTTGATGAAGATTTACTTGAAGAGGTAACTTACTTGGTTGAATATCCAACTGCTTTTTATGGAGAATTTGATACAGATTATATAAAACTACCAAAAGAAGTTGTTATAACTCCTATGAAACAGCATCAAAGATATTTCCCAGTGCTTAAAGACGGAAAACTATTACCTAATTTTATAGCTGTTAGAAATGGCGATTCTTACAAAATAGACAATGTTAAAGCTGGAAACGAAAAGGTTTTAGAAGCAAGACTTGCAGATGCTTTATTTTTCTATAGAGAAGATACTAAGAGAAACTTAGAAAGTTACATAGAAAAATTAAAAACTGTTGTATTCCAAGTAAAACTAGGAACTATTTATGACAAAACTTTAAGACTTGAAAAGTTAAGTGCTGATATACTTGATAGTTTAGGTTTAGTAGATGAAAAGGCAGATACTATAAGAGCTGCTAAACTATGTAAGGCAGACTTGGTTACTGGAATGGTAGGAGAATTTGATGAATTACAAGGTTTTATGGGAAAAGAATATGCAAAAGTTGGAGGAGAAAATGAGGTTGTAAGTGAAGCTATTTTTGAGCATTATCTTCCAAGATTTGCAGGAGATATGCTTCCTAAGACTAATGCGGGGGTTGCCTTATCAATAGCTGATAAATTGGATTCAATAGCAGGTTTCTTTGCTATAGGTATACAACCAACAGGTTCTCAAGATCCATATGCTTTAAGAAGACAAGCTTTAGGTATACTTAGTATACTTATGGATAGAAAAGTTGCTGTGGATATAAAAGTACTTATTGAACATGCTTTAGATAATTACTCTGAATTAAATTTTAATAAAGAAGAAGTTGTTGAACAAATAATGAATTTCTTCAATGAGAGAGTAAAAAATCTATTTAAAGATTTAGGAATAAGATATGATGTTGTCGATGCTGTTTTAAGTTCTGATATAAATGATATTTCTGATATGCACATGAGAGCTTTAGAACTTAATAATTGGCTAGAAAAAGATGAATTAGTAGAGATGCTTACTGCCTTTAATAGAGTTTCTACTTTAGCCCAAAAAGCAGAAAGCGATAAGGTTGATAAATCTTTATTAAAAGAAGATGCGGAAATTAAACTTTACAATGAGTTTAAACAAGTAAAGGTAAAAGTCGAGGAATTATTAAAAGATAAAAAATATGGTGTTGCTTTGGATGAATTTGCATCTTTAAGACCAGTAGTTGATAACTTATTTGATTCAGTTATGGTTATGGATAATGATGAAGATGTTAAGAATAATAGACTTGGTCTACTTAAACAAATATATGATACTATGCTAGAGATTTGTGATTTATCTAAAATTGTTTATAAATAA
- the glyQ gene encoding glycine--tRNA ligase subunit alpha, producing the protein MNFQEMILALQKYWSKQGCIMMQPYDIEKGAGTMNPNTFLRSLGPEPWQVCYVEPSRRPADGRYGENPNRLYQHHQFQVILKPSPDNIQELYLESLKEIGIDPSEHDIRFVEDNWEAATVGAWGLGWEVWLDGMEITQFTYFQQVGNIECELETGEITYGLERLAMYIQEVDSVYDLKWNDKITYGEVFNKAEYENSMYAFELCDADMLFNLFDIYEKEALRLMENGLVIPSYDYVLKCSHAFNTLDARGAIGVSQRASFIGRVRNMAKTVAETFVKQREEMGFPLLKEGDK; encoded by the coding sequence ATGAATTTTCAAGAGATGATACTGGCGTTGCAAAAATACTGGTCAAAGCAAGGTTGTATCATGATGCAACCTTATGATATTGAAAAAGGTGCAGGAACTATGAATCCTAATACTTTTTTAAGATCATTAGGACCTGAGCCTTGGCAAGTATGCTATGTAGAGCCTTCAAGAAGACCAGCTGATGGAAGATATGGTGAAAACCCAAACAGACTATATCAACATCATCAGTTCCAAGTTATATTAAAACCATCTCCAGATAATATACAAGAGTTATATTTGGAAAGTCTAAAAGAAATTGGAATTGACCCAAGTGAGCATGATATAAGATTTGTTGAAGACAACTGGGAAGCTGCTACAGTTGGTGCATGGGGACTTGGATGGGAAGTTTGGCTAGATGGTATGGAAATAACTCAATTTACGTATTTCCAACAAGTAGGTAATATTGAATGTGAGCTTGAGACAGGAGAAATTACATATGGATTAGAAAGATTAGCTATGTACATTCAAGAAGTTGATAGTGTTTATGATTTAAAATGGAATGATAAAATAACTTATGGTGAAGTATTTAATAAAGCTGAGTATGAAAACTCAATGTATGCGTTTGAATTATGTGATGCAGATATGTTGTTTAATCTGTTTGATATATATGAAAAAGAAGCATTAAGACTTATGGAAAATGGACTTGTAATACCTTCATACGATTATGTGTTAAAATGCTCTCATGCATTTAATACATTGGATGCAAGAGGAGCAATAGGAGTTAGTCAAAGAGCTTCATTTATAGGTAGAGTTAGAAATATGGCAAAGACTGTTGCAGAAACTTTTGTAAAACAAAGAGAAGAAATGGGATTCCCTCTTTTAAAGGAAGGTGACAAATAA
- a CDS encoding DUF4342 domain-containing protein, whose product MSSNITIEMVDSVFERVPGATYAEAKEALVICDGDVIEAVIYLENKKNTCNCKAKSAKETMEEVFGKDGENIKSQLKELLRKSSVVRIIIEKDGKTMMNIPLTVGVVGLAFVPLATLVGLSAAVISKYRIKVQNEEDGELVDLGELNEEKLHVLKNMITNAAKDVKDVVVDKKEDDKDVTADLMKEEFEKNKEDEDENK is encoded by the coding sequence ATGAGTAGTAATATAACTATTGAAATGGTTGATTCAGTCTTTGAAAGAGTTCCAGGAGCAACTTATGCAGAAGCAAAAGAAGCATTAGTAATATGCGATGGAGATGTAATTGAGGCAGTAATATATCTAGAAAATAAAAAAAATACTTGTAATTGTAAAGCAAAATCTGCTAAAGAAACTATGGAAGAAGTGTTTGGTAAAGATGGAGAAAATATAAAATCTCAACTAAAAGAGCTTCTCAGAAAAAGTAGTGTAGTAAGAATAATAATTGAAAAAGATGGAAAAACTATGATGAATATTCCTTTAACAGTTGGAGTTGTTGGATTAGCTTTTGTGCCATTAGCTACTTTAGTTGGATTGTCAGCTGCTGTTATAAGTAAATATCGTATAAAAGTTCAAAATGAAGAAGATGGAGAACTTGTAGATTTAGGTGAATTGAATGAAGAAAAACTTCATGTTTTGAAGAATATGATAACTAATGCAGCTAAAGATGTGAAGGATGTAGTGGTTGACAAAAAAGAAGATGACAAAGATGTAACTGCTGACCTTATGAAAGAAGAATTTGAAAAGAATAAAGAAGACGAAGACGAAAATAAATAG
- the recO gene encoding DNA repair protein RecO, with translation MIILNTQGIVLKAIRYKESDIILTLFTRKLGKVSAIAKGAKKNKSSLLSSSQLFSYSNFTLKKQGNMYKVTQSEIIKSFYNISYDIEAFSYATYITKLVENSILENQTNNRLFILLAQTLYLYTQENTDNRFITAAFELKFLDYIGFKPIVNKCINCECKILQNSVFNIYEGGILCSKCSKLFDNNIKLDLTTISLMEYVLRNDILTCSKAKVSKYITHELENILDKYLKVYVDNINFKSLHVLQSVKNNKGVDNDE, from the coding sequence ATGATAATCCTGAACACCCAGGGGATAGTACTTAAAGCTATAAGGTATAAGGAAAGTGACATAATACTTACACTATTTACAAGAAAGCTTGGAAAAGTATCTGCAATAGCAAAAGGAGCCAAAAAAAATAAGAGCTCTTTGCTTTCATCATCACAGTTATTTTCTTATAGCAATTTTACCTTAAAAAAACAAGGTAATATGTACAAGGTTACTCAAAGTGAAATAATAAAAAGTTTTTATAATATATCCTATGATATAGAGGCATTTTCTTATGCTACATATATTACAAAATTAGTTGAAAATTCTATACTTGAAAATCAGACTAATAATAGGCTATTTATATTACTTGCGCAGACTCTGTATTTGTACACACAAGAGAATACAGATAATAGGTTTATAACAGCAGCATTCGAGTTAAAATTTTTAGACTATATAGGATTTAAACCTATAGTAAATAAATGCATTAATTGTGAATGTAAAATTTTGCAAAACTCTGTGTTTAATATCTACGAAGGTGGTATACTATGTAGTAAGTGTAGTAAACTTTTTGATAATAATATAAAATTAGACTTAACAACTATAAGTCTTATGGAATATGTATTAAGGAATGATATTTTAACATGCAGTAAAGCTAAAGTATCAAAATATATAACACATGAGCTTGAGAATATTCTAGACAAGTATTTAAAAGTTTATGTCGATAATATTAATTTTAAATCATTACACGTATTACAAAGTGTAAAAAATAATAAGGGAGTGGATAATGATGAGTAG
- a CDS encoding YqzL family protein, which produces MNNISWEVFKKTGSIDAYLYFCDCKNIYEEIEEVREKKEDDDNPEHPGDST; this is translated from the coding sequence ATGAACAATATCAGTTGGGAAGTTTTTAAAAAAACAGGTAGTATAGATGCATATTTATATTTCTGTGATTGCAAAAACATATATGAAGAAATTGAAGAAGTAAGGGAGAAAAAAGAAGACGATGATAATCCTGAACACCCAGGGGATAGTACTTAA